The window TCGATTGGTCCAGCATCGCATGATATTCGATCTGGTTGCAGGCGATCGGCGCCTTGACGTCCTCGACCGCGATCTTGAGCAGCGCCGTGGTGAAATTGGCAACGCCGATCGCCCGCGTACGCCCCTCCTGCTTCAGCTTCATCAGGGTCTCGAACACAGCGCCCCAGTTCGCCGATCTCGACGGCCAGTGCACGAGATAGAGATCGACATGGTCGAGCCCGAGCTTCTTCAGGCTGGTATCGAAGGCGCGACGGATCGCATCCGGCATCAGATTCTCGTGCCAGACCTTGGTCGTGACATGCAGCTCGCCACGCGGCACGGAGGCCGCCGCCAGCGCGGCGCCGATCGCCTCCTCGTTGCCATACATTTCGGCGGTATCGATGTGGCGATAGCCGATCGACAGCGCGCTCTCGACCGCTTCGCGGCAGACATCGCCCTGCATGCGGAAAGTGCCGAGGCCGAGCTTGGGCATGCTGATGCCCTGTGTTTTCAAATTGTCCATTGCACAGGCTCCTGAGATATTTCAGCCCGCCGGCTGCGCGCGGCGATGCCGCGTGAGCAGACTTTTCGGTGATGGAAAAGAGGTGGCGGGAAGGGACACCATAGCGCGGAAGCCGCGCGGCGGCCAATCAAGATCGGGTTAGGTGCGATTGGGTTTGATCGTTGCCACAAGGGAGGCGTGCTCCCTCTCCCGCTTGCGGGAGAGGGTTAGGGAGAGGGTGTCTCCGCAACGGGACAATCCCCAAGAGGAAAGAACCCTCACCCGCCACGCGCGGGACGATGCTTCGCATCGCCCGGGGCGTGTCGGCCTCTCCCGCAAGCGGGAGAGGCGGAGCCCGCCGCCCCTCACGAATGCTGCGCGACCCTTGCAGGACGCACCTGCGGCTGCGGCACGAGATCGACCGACCAGAGGTCGCGGTTGTCGACGTCCTTCAAGGTCACGGTCATCACGCCGCTCACGCCATCGATGTCGACCTTGCCGAAGAACTGCAAGCCGAAGCAGGGCGCGAGGTTCTCGCCCTGCGCCTCGCTGCAGCCGTTCCGGTACATCGCGACTGGACCGAAAGTGTCGTCGAGCTCGCCCGGGCCCCAGCTGCCGGCATGGAGGGGACCGGAGACGAATTCCCAGAACGGATCGAAATCGCTGAATTGCGCCTTGTTGGGATCGTAATAATGCGCGGCGGTGTAGTGCATGTCGGCGGTGAGCCAGACGAGGTTGCGGATTCCGGCGCGCTTGATCGAGGCGAGCAGATCGGCGATCTCGTGCTCGCGCCGGTCGGGCGGACCATCGCCGAGCGCGACGGCATCGAGGCTGATCAGGCCGATCGGCAAATCGGCCGCGATCACCTTCCAG is drawn from Bradyrhizobium diazoefficiens and contains these coding sequences:
- a CDS encoding aldo/keto reductase; translation: MDNLKTQGISMPKLGLGTFRMQGDVCREAVESALSIGYRHIDTAEMYGNEEAIGAALAAASVPRGELHVTTKVWHENLMPDAIRRAFDTSLKKLGLDHVDLYLVHWPSRSANWGAVFETLMKLKQEGRTRAIGVANFTTALLKIAVEDVKAPIACNQIEYHAMLDQSKVLAYLRTKSIPLVAYCPLAQGRVASDPVLAEVGAKHNASAAQVALKWLLDQDGVAAIPKASRRESQQANLDALKITLEDADRNTIAALPKDRRCVNPGFAPAWD